From Nicotiana tabacum cultivar K326 chromosome 22, ASM71507v2, whole genome shotgun sequence, one genomic window encodes:
- the LOC107782471 gene encoding calmodulin-like protein 3 yields MATEELRRIFQIFDRNGDGRITKKELNDSLENMGIFIPDSELSEMIDKIDVNGDGCVDIDEFGSLYQTIMDERDEEEDMREAFNVFDQNGDGFISEDELKSVLASLGLKQGRTIEDCKQMIKKVDIDGDGMVNFAEFKQMMRGGGFAALS; encoded by the coding sequence ATGGCCACAGAGGAACTCCGACGAATTTTCCAAATTTTCGATCGAAACGGCGACGGAAGAATAACGAAAAAGGAGTTAAACGATTCGTTAGAGAACATGGGAATATTCATTCCAGATTCAGAATTGTCTGAAATGATCGACAAAATCGACGTGAACGGCGACGGATGCGTCGACATTGACGAATTCGGTTCACTTTACCAGACGATAATGGACGAACGCGACGAAGAAGAAGATATGCGTGAGGCGTTCAATGTGTTCGACCAAAATGGAGATGGTTTCATAAGTGAAGATGAATTGAAATCTGTGTTGGCGTCGTTAGGATTGAAGCAAGGACGGACAATAGAGGATTGTAAGCAAATGATAAAGAAAGTGGACATTGACGGAGATGGAATGGTGAATTTTGCTGAGTTTAAGCAGATGATGAGAGGGGGTGGTTTTGCTGCTTTGAgttag